In Chlamydia serpentis, the following are encoded in one genomic region:
- a CDS encoding endonuclease III domain-containing protein, with protein MKEFILMTLNSLFPNPQPSLTGWSTPFQLLIAILLSGNSTDKAVNSVTPQLFLEAPDAQSILKLTERRLYNLIAPCGLGEKKTSYIRELSNILINDFEGEPPAQMSDLIKLPGVGRKTASVFLGIAYNVSTFPVDTHILRLAHRWKISDKRSPLAAEKDLVRFFDNANTPKLHLQLIYYARRYCPALNHKIHNCPICSFFAERVHKKEN; from the coding sequence ATGAAAGAATTTATTCTCATGACACTAAACTCTCTATTCCCAAATCCACAACCCTCTTTAACAGGATGGTCTACGCCTTTTCAACTGCTTATCGCAATTTTGTTATCTGGAAATTCTACAGACAAAGCCGTCAATTCTGTGACTCCTCAGCTCTTCTTAGAAGCTCCAGATGCTCAATCCATTTTAAAATTAACTGAAAGACGGCTCTATAATCTAATTGCTCCCTGTGGGCTCGGCGAAAAAAAAACATCTTATATTCGTGAACTATCCAATATCTTAATAAATGATTTTGAGGGAGAGCCCCCTGCGCAGATGTCGGATCTTATAAAACTACCAGGGGTTGGGCGAAAAACAGCCTCGGTATTTCTTGGTATAGCTTACAACGTATCTACTTTTCCCGTAGACACCCATATTTTACGTCTAGCGCACCGATGGAAAATTTCCGACAAAAGAAGTCCTCTTGCTGCAGAAAAAGATCTTGTCCGCTTCTTTGATAATGCGAATACCCCAAAACTACATTTACAACTCATTTATTATGCACGGCGCTATTGTCCTGCCCTAAATCATAAAATTCACAATTGTCCTATATGTTCATTTTTTGCAGAAAGAGTTCATAAAAAAGAAAATTGA